The window ACCTGTACCCTCAATTCACGGGGGACTCACGTCAGTCCTGTAGGATGGCCCCCATGAGCTTCTTCTGTGCCATCGCGAGGTGCTCGGAGAACGTCGACGTGGTGATGCCGAGTTCCGTCGCGACTTCGCCTTTGTTCGCCCGGCGTGGGTGGTCGAAGTAGCCCATCTCGTGTGCCATCTCCAGGACTTCCCGCTGTCTGTCGGTGAGTTGACCGCGTTCGACCAACACGAGGTCACGCGACTCGTCCGACGACGACTGGAGAAGTCGGCGAACGTCGACGGACCCCGACGACTTCCGGAGTGAGGCGACGACGTCGCGAAGCGTCTCCACGTCAGGTGCGTGGAACGTCAAGAACAACGCGCCGTCACGTGTCTGCACGTCTACGACGGGGCAGTCGAACGTCTCGATTTGTTCGCACGGGCACCCGATGCCTCCCTCGCGTGCGAATCGGTAGACGGTCCCGTCACCGTAGTCGAAGAGTCGTTCCATCTCCGCTG is drawn from Haloferax litoreum and contains these coding sequences:
- a CDS encoding helix-turn-helix domain-containing protein, with protein sequence MTSAAGIRAELKVTGPSGCPVASVSENDSSGYALSRSMAPNQEGSVTEEFVFDSDEAVPAEMERLFDYGDGTVYRFAREGGIGCPCEQIETFDCPVVDVQTRDGALFLTFHAPDVETLRDVVASLRKSSGSVDVRRLLQSSSDESRDLVLVERGQLTDRQREVLEMAHEMGYFDHPRRANKGEVATELGITTSTFSEHLAMAQKKLMGAILQD